The proteins below are encoded in one region of Castor canadensis chromosome 6, mCasCan1.hap1v2, whole genome shotgun sequence:
- the Bhlha15 gene encoding class A basic helix-loop-helix protein 15 produces MKTKNQPPRRRTPLQDTEASLGERTLDVSQQGSGPELSKGLRSRTTRAAGTRAEAGRRRQGPGGRRDNSVQRRLESNERERQRMHKLNNAFQALREAIPHVRADKKLSKIETLTLAKNYIKSLTATILTMSSSRFPDPAPGSKLYQHYHQQQQATGGALGDTEAQPQGHLQRYSTQIHSFREGS; encoded by the coding sequence ATGAAGACCAAGAACCAGCCTCCCCGGCGGCGGACGCCACTGCAGGACaccgaggccagcctgggggagcGGACGCTCGACGTGTCCCAGCAGGGCTCGGGGCCAGAGTTGTCCAAGGGTCTTCGGAGCAGGACGACCCGAGCTGCAGGGACGCGGGCTGAGGCCGGGCGACGGAGACAGGGCCCCGGGGGCCGGAGGGACAACAGTGTCCAGAGGCGACTGGAGAGCAACGAGCGGGAGCGTCAGAGGATGCACAAGCTCAACAATGCCTTCCAGGCCCTGCGCGAGGCCATCCCGCACGTGCGTGCCGACAAGAAACTCTCCAAGATCGAGACCCTCACGCTGGCCAAGAACTACATCAAGTCCCTGACCGCCACCATCCTGACCATGTCCAGCAGCCGCTTCCCAGACCCCGCTCCGGGCTCCAAGCTCTACCAGCATTACCACCAGCAGCAGCAAGCCACCGGCGGCGCGCTCGGGGACACTGAGGCCCAGCCTCAGGGCCACCTGCAGCGGTACTCCACACAGATCCATAGCTTCCGAGAGGGCAGCTAG
- the Tecpr1 gene encoding tectonin beta-propeller repeat-containing protein 1 isoform X2 — MPTSVLWAVDLFGRVYTLSTAGQCWELCKDAQLEFKRVSAATQCCWGIACDNQVYLYVCASDVPIRHREEAYENQGWTYAIDFPATYTRDKKWNSCVRRRKWIRYRRYKSRDSWAKIPSKDDPKELPDPFNDLSVGGWEITEEPVGRLSVWAVSLQGKVWYREGVSHPNPEGSSWSLVDTPAEVVQISCGPHDLLWATLWEGQALVREGISRNNPKGSSWSIVEPPGSENGIMHVSAGISVVWAVTKDRKVWFRRGVNSHNPCGTSWVEMVGEMLMVNVGLNDQVWGIGCEDRAVYFRQGVTPSELSGKTWKAIVVGRDSDRSQSGSSSSLLSAGCFFGDEVRGSGESAPSDTDASSDVERRGPEQPPPEESLENSRSPEECLASGADPRSTVECAVENTCPAGDRGEAAQASSPAELPWTNIDLKEPKKVVNHSAASFPETTGLSSLGLFPLGMEEPYGADDHPLWAWVSGGACAVEAGSVLKWFTVLSGLSPSVQTLSLSITPAQTAAWRKQILQQLTERTKRELENFRHYEQAVEQSVWVKTGALQWWCDWKPHKWVDVRVALEQFTGHDGARDSVLFMYYVVHEEKKYLHVFLNEVTVLVPVLNEAKHSFALYTPERTRQRWPVRLAAATEQDMNDWLALLSLSCCESRRVHGRPSPQAIWSITCKGDIFVSEPSPDLEACEHLLPCDQMFWRQMGGHLRVVEASSRGVVWGIGYDHTAWVYTGGYGGGCCQGLVSSASNIYTQSDVKSVYIYENQRWNPVTGYTSRGLPTDRYMWSDASGLHECTKATTKPPSLQWTWVSDWFVDFSVPGGTDQEGWQYASDFPASYHGYKTMKDFVRRRCWARKCKLVTSGPWLEVAPIALGDVSIIPESPDTEECGHSIALWAVSDKGDVLCRLGVSELNPAGSSWLHIGTDQPFASVSIGACYQVWAVARDGSAFYRGSVSPSQPAGDCWYHIPSPPKQRLTQVSVGQTSVYALDENVSTRQEEKGHQHKRTIMKPGNLWYRGGITPSYPQGSSWEHVSNNVRRVSVGPLDQVWVIANKVQGSHGLSRGTVCRRTGVQPREPKGQGWDYGIGGGWDHISVRANATRAPRSSSREQEAHGPVCC, encoded by the exons ATGCCCACTTCGGTGCTGTGGGCGGTGGACCTATTCGGGAGGGTGTACACGCTGTCCACGGCGGGCCAGTGCTGGGAGCTGTGCAAGGATGCCCAGCTGGAGTTTAAGAGGGTCAGCGCGGCCACGCAGTGCTGCTGGGGCATCGCGTGTGACAACCAGGTCTACTTGTATGTGTGTGCCAGCGATGTCCCCATCCGCCACCGAGAGGAAGCCTACGAGAACCAG GGGTGGACATATGCCATCGACTTTCCCGCAACCTACACGAGAGACAAGAAGTGGAATTCATGTGTACGACGGCGGAAGTGGATCCGGTACCGGAGATACAAGTCCCGGGACAGCTGGGCTAAG ATCCCTTCAAAGGATGACCCCAAGGAGCTGCCTGACCCCTTcaatgacctctccgtggggggGTGGGAGATCACAGAGGAGCCTGTGGGCCGCCTGTCAGTGTGGGCTGTGTCTCTCCAGGGAAAG GTGTGGTACAGAGAGGGTGTCAGCCACCCCAACCCAGAAGGCTCTTCATGGTCCCTGGTAGACACTCCCGCGGAGGTGGTCCAGATCAGTTGTGGGCCCCACGACCTCCTGTGGGCCACCCTCTGGGAGGGCCAGGCCCTGGTCCGGGAAGGAATCAGCCGGAACAACCCTAAAG GAAGTTCCTGGTCTATTGTGGAGCCTCCCGGGTCTGAAAACGGGATCATGCATGTCTCTGCGGGCATCAGCGTGGTCTGGGCTGTCACCAAGGACCGGAAG gTCTGGTTCCGGAGAGGTGTCAATTCACACAATCCCTGTGGCACCAGCTGGGTGGAGATGGTCGGAGAGATGCTGATGGTGAACGTGGGGCTGAATGACCAG GTTTGGGGCATCGGCTGTGAGGATCGAGCTGTATACTTCCGGCAGGGTGTCACCCCCAGCGAGCTCAGTGGGAAGACATGGAAAGCCATCGTCGTAGGTCGAGACAGTGACCGGTCCCAATCTGGCAGCTCATCGAGCCTCCTCAG TGCTGGCTGCTTCTTTGGTGATGAGGTGAGGGGCAGCGGTGAGTCTGCGCCCAGTGACACCGATGCCTCCTCAGACGTTGAGAGGCGGGGGCCTGAGCAGCCTCCCCCTGAAGAGTCTCTGGAAAATTCCAGGAGCCCAGAAGAATGCTTGGCCTCGGGCGCTGACCCCAGAAGTACCGTAGAGTGTGCGGTGGAGAACACCTGTCCAGCCGGGGACAGAGGAGAGGCCGCTCAGGCCTCCAGCCCTGCTGAGCTGCCCTGGACCAATATTGACTTGAAGGAGCCCAAGAAGGTGGTCAACCACTCAGCTGCCAGCTTTCCAGAGACCACAGGCCTCTCCTCCTTGGGCCTCTTCCCACTGGGCATGGAGGAACCGTATGGGGCCGATGACCACCCTCTGTGGGCCTGGGTGTCCGGAGGTGCCTGCGCAGTGGAGGCAGGCTCTGTGCTCAAGTGGTTCACTGTCCTGTCTG GCCTGTCCCCCTCGGTGCAGACCCTATCCCTATCCATCACGCCGGCCCAGACTGCTGCCTGGAGGAAGCAGATCCTCCAGCAGCTCACGGAACGGACCAAGCGGGAGCTGGAGAACTTCAGGCACTACGAGCAGGCTGTGGAGCAG TCGGTGTGGGTGAAAACGGGGGCTCTGCAGTGGTGGTGCGACTGGAAGCCCCACAAGTGGGTGGACGTCCGCGTGGCCCTGGAGCAGTTCACAGGACACGATGGGGCCCGAGACAGCGTCCTGTTCATGTACTACGTGGTCCACGAGGAGAAGAAG TACCTCCACGTGTTTCTCAACGAAGTGACCGTGCTGGTCCCCGTGCTCAATGAGGCCAAGCACTCCTTTGCCCTGTACACCCCTGAGAGGACCCGGCAAAGGTGGCCTGTGCGTCTGGCTGCTGCCACCGAGCAGGACATGAATGACTGG CTTGCCCTGCTCAGCCTGTCATGCTGTGAGAGCCGGAGAGTCCACGGCCGTCCATCCCCACAGGCCATCTGGTCCATCACGTGCAAGGGAGACATCTTCGTGAGTGAGCCCAGCCCAGATCTGGAGGCCTGCGAGCACCTGCTACCCTGCGACCAGAT GTTCTGGCGGCAAATGGGAGGCCACCTGCGAGTGGTGGAAGCCAGCAGCCGCGGTGTGGTGTGGGGCATCGGCTATGACCACACGGCCTGGGTGTACACGGGGGGCTACGGCGGAGGCTGCTGCCAAG GCCTGGTCAGCAGTGCCAGCAACATCTACACGCAGTCAGACGTGAAGAGCGTCTACATCTATGAGAACCAGCGCTGGAACCCTGTCACGGGCTACACCAGCAG GGGTCTGCCCACAGACCGGTACATGTGGAGTGACGCCTCGGGGCTGCATGAGTGCACCAAGGCCACCACGAAGCCCCCATCCTTGCAGTGGACATGG GTTTCTGACTGGTTTGTGGACTTCAGCGTCCCAGGTGGCACGGACCAGGAAGGCTGGCAGTATGCCAGTGACTTCCCTGC CTCTTACCATGGGTACAAAACCATGAAGGATTTTGTCAGGAGAAGGTGCTGGGCCAG AAAATGTAAGCTGGTGACCAGTGGTCCTTGGCTGGAGGTGGCCCCCATCGCCCTCGGGGACGTGTCCATCATCCCAGAGAGCCCGGACACCGAGGAATGTGGGCACAGCATTGCACTCTGGGCTGTCAGTGACAAGGGGGACGTGCTGTGCCGCCTGGGTGTGTCTGAGCTCAACCCTGCG GGCTCCTCCTGGCTACACATCGGCACTGACCAGCCCTTTGCCTCCGTCTCCATCGGGGCCTGCTACCAGGTGTGGGCCGTGGCCAGGGATGGCTCTGCGTTCTATCGGGGCTCTGTGTCTCCCTCCCAGCCGGCCG GTGACTGCTGGTACCACATCCCGTCTCCTCCCAAGCAGAGGCTGACACAGGTGTCGGTCGGTCAGACATCCGTGTACGCCTTAGATGAAAATG TTTCTACCCGGCAGGAGGAGAAGGGCCACCAGCACAAAAGAACCATTATGAAGCCAG GGAACCTGTGGTACCGCGGGGGCATCACGCCCAGCTACCCGCAGGGCTCCAGCTGGGAACATGTATCCAACAACGTGCGCAGGGTGTCCGTGGGGCCCCTGGACCAG GTCTGGGTCATTGCCAACAAAGTCCAGGGAAGTCACGGGCTGAGCCGGGGGACAGTGTGTCGTCGCACGGGTGTGCAGCCCCGGGAGCCCAAGGGGCAGGGCTGGGACTACGGCATCGGG GGAGGCTGGGACCACATTTCTGTCCGGGCCAACGCCACCAGGGCCCCTCGGAGCAGCTCTCGGGAGCAGGAGGCCCACGGCCCCGTTTGCTGCTGA
- the Tecpr1 gene encoding tectonin beta-propeller repeat-containing protein 1 isoform X1 — MPTSVLWAVDLFGRVYTLSTAGQCWELCKDAQLEFKRVSAATQCCWGIACDNQVYLYVCASDVPIRHREEAYENQRWNPMGGFCEKLLPSDRWPWSDVSGLQPRPLDGVALLSPHWEWESDWYVDENFGGEPTEKGGWTYAIDFPATYTRDKKWNSCVRRRKWIRYRRYKSRDSWAKIPSKDDPKELPDPFNDLSVGGWEITEEPVGRLSVWAVSLQGKVWYREGVSHPNPEGSSWSLVDTPAEVVQISCGPHDLLWATLWEGQALVREGISRNNPKGSSWSIVEPPGSENGIMHVSAGISVVWAVTKDRKVWFRRGVNSHNPCGTSWVEMVGEMLMVNVGLNDQVWGIGCEDRAVYFRQGVTPSELSGKTWKAIVVGRDSDRSQSGSSSSLLSAGCFFGDEVRGSGESAPSDTDASSDVERRGPEQPPPEESLENSRSPEECLASGADPRSTVECAVENTCPAGDRGEAAQASSPAELPWTNIDLKEPKKVVNHSAASFPETTGLSSLGLFPLGMEEPYGADDHPLWAWVSGGACAVEAGSVLKWFTVLSGLSPSVQTLSLSITPAQTAAWRKQILQQLTERTKRELENFRHYEQAVEQSVWVKTGALQWWCDWKPHKWVDVRVALEQFTGHDGARDSVLFMYYVVHEEKKYLHVFLNEVTVLVPVLNEAKHSFALYTPERTRQRWPVRLAAATEQDMNDWLALLSLSCCESRRVHGRPSPQAIWSITCKGDIFVSEPSPDLEACEHLLPCDQMFWRQMGGHLRVVEASSRGVVWGIGYDHTAWVYTGGYGGGCCQGLVSSASNIYTQSDVKSVYIYENQRWNPVTGYTSRGLPTDRYMWSDASGLHECTKATTKPPSLQWTWVSDWFVDFSVPGGTDQEGWQYASDFPASYHGYKTMKDFVRRRCWARKCKLVTSGPWLEVAPIALGDVSIIPESPDTEECGHSIALWAVSDKGDVLCRLGVSELNPAGSSWLHIGTDQPFASVSIGACYQVWAVARDGSAFYRGSVSPSQPAGDCWYHIPSPPKQRLTQVSVGQTSVYALDENGNLWYRGGITPSYPQGSSWEHVSNNVRRVSVGPLDQVWVIANKVQGSHGLSRGTVCRRTGVQPREPKGQGWDYGIGGGWDHISVRANATRAPRSSSREQEAHGPVCC; from the exons ATGCCCACTTCGGTGCTGTGGGCGGTGGACCTATTCGGGAGGGTGTACACGCTGTCCACGGCGGGCCAGTGCTGGGAGCTGTGCAAGGATGCCCAGCTGGAGTTTAAGAGGGTCAGCGCGGCCACGCAGTGCTGCTGGGGCATCGCGTGTGACAACCAGGTCTACTTGTATGTGTGTGCCAGCGATGTCCCCATCCGCCACCGAGAGGAAGCCTACGAGAACCAG CGCTGGAACCCCATGGGCGGCTTTTGTGAGAAGCTGCTGCCGAGTGACCGCTGGCCATGGAGTGATGTGAGTGGGCTCCAGCCCCGGCCGCTAGATGGGGTTGCACTGCTGTCACCCCACTGGGAGTGGGAGTCAGACTGGTACGTGGATGAGAATTTTGGAGGGGAGCCCACCGAGAAAGGG GGGTGGACATATGCCATCGACTTTCCCGCAACCTACACGAGAGACAAGAAGTGGAATTCATGTGTACGACGGCGGAAGTGGATCCGGTACCGGAGATACAAGTCCCGGGACAGCTGGGCTAAG ATCCCTTCAAAGGATGACCCCAAGGAGCTGCCTGACCCCTTcaatgacctctccgtggggggGTGGGAGATCACAGAGGAGCCTGTGGGCCGCCTGTCAGTGTGGGCTGTGTCTCTCCAGGGAAAG GTGTGGTACAGAGAGGGTGTCAGCCACCCCAACCCAGAAGGCTCTTCATGGTCCCTGGTAGACACTCCCGCGGAGGTGGTCCAGATCAGTTGTGGGCCCCACGACCTCCTGTGGGCCACCCTCTGGGAGGGCCAGGCCCTGGTCCGGGAAGGAATCAGCCGGAACAACCCTAAAG GAAGTTCCTGGTCTATTGTGGAGCCTCCCGGGTCTGAAAACGGGATCATGCATGTCTCTGCGGGCATCAGCGTGGTCTGGGCTGTCACCAAGGACCGGAAG gTCTGGTTCCGGAGAGGTGTCAATTCACACAATCCCTGTGGCACCAGCTGGGTGGAGATGGTCGGAGAGATGCTGATGGTGAACGTGGGGCTGAATGACCAG GTTTGGGGCATCGGCTGTGAGGATCGAGCTGTATACTTCCGGCAGGGTGTCACCCCCAGCGAGCTCAGTGGGAAGACATGGAAAGCCATCGTCGTAGGTCGAGACAGTGACCGGTCCCAATCTGGCAGCTCATCGAGCCTCCTCAG TGCTGGCTGCTTCTTTGGTGATGAGGTGAGGGGCAGCGGTGAGTCTGCGCCCAGTGACACCGATGCCTCCTCAGACGTTGAGAGGCGGGGGCCTGAGCAGCCTCCCCCTGAAGAGTCTCTGGAAAATTCCAGGAGCCCAGAAGAATGCTTGGCCTCGGGCGCTGACCCCAGAAGTACCGTAGAGTGTGCGGTGGAGAACACCTGTCCAGCCGGGGACAGAGGAGAGGCCGCTCAGGCCTCCAGCCCTGCTGAGCTGCCCTGGACCAATATTGACTTGAAGGAGCCCAAGAAGGTGGTCAACCACTCAGCTGCCAGCTTTCCAGAGACCACAGGCCTCTCCTCCTTGGGCCTCTTCCCACTGGGCATGGAGGAACCGTATGGGGCCGATGACCACCCTCTGTGGGCCTGGGTGTCCGGAGGTGCCTGCGCAGTGGAGGCAGGCTCTGTGCTCAAGTGGTTCACTGTCCTGTCTG GCCTGTCCCCCTCGGTGCAGACCCTATCCCTATCCATCACGCCGGCCCAGACTGCTGCCTGGAGGAAGCAGATCCTCCAGCAGCTCACGGAACGGACCAAGCGGGAGCTGGAGAACTTCAGGCACTACGAGCAGGCTGTGGAGCAG TCGGTGTGGGTGAAAACGGGGGCTCTGCAGTGGTGGTGCGACTGGAAGCCCCACAAGTGGGTGGACGTCCGCGTGGCCCTGGAGCAGTTCACAGGACACGATGGGGCCCGAGACAGCGTCCTGTTCATGTACTACGTGGTCCACGAGGAGAAGAAG TACCTCCACGTGTTTCTCAACGAAGTGACCGTGCTGGTCCCCGTGCTCAATGAGGCCAAGCACTCCTTTGCCCTGTACACCCCTGAGAGGACCCGGCAAAGGTGGCCTGTGCGTCTGGCTGCTGCCACCGAGCAGGACATGAATGACTGG CTTGCCCTGCTCAGCCTGTCATGCTGTGAGAGCCGGAGAGTCCACGGCCGTCCATCCCCACAGGCCATCTGGTCCATCACGTGCAAGGGAGACATCTTCGTGAGTGAGCCCAGCCCAGATCTGGAGGCCTGCGAGCACCTGCTACCCTGCGACCAGAT GTTCTGGCGGCAAATGGGAGGCCACCTGCGAGTGGTGGAAGCCAGCAGCCGCGGTGTGGTGTGGGGCATCGGCTATGACCACACGGCCTGGGTGTACACGGGGGGCTACGGCGGAGGCTGCTGCCAAG GCCTGGTCAGCAGTGCCAGCAACATCTACACGCAGTCAGACGTGAAGAGCGTCTACATCTATGAGAACCAGCGCTGGAACCCTGTCACGGGCTACACCAGCAG GGGTCTGCCCACAGACCGGTACATGTGGAGTGACGCCTCGGGGCTGCATGAGTGCACCAAGGCCACCACGAAGCCCCCATCCTTGCAGTGGACATGG GTTTCTGACTGGTTTGTGGACTTCAGCGTCCCAGGTGGCACGGACCAGGAAGGCTGGCAGTATGCCAGTGACTTCCCTGC CTCTTACCATGGGTACAAAACCATGAAGGATTTTGTCAGGAGAAGGTGCTGGGCCAG AAAATGTAAGCTGGTGACCAGTGGTCCTTGGCTGGAGGTGGCCCCCATCGCCCTCGGGGACGTGTCCATCATCCCAGAGAGCCCGGACACCGAGGAATGTGGGCACAGCATTGCACTCTGGGCTGTCAGTGACAAGGGGGACGTGCTGTGCCGCCTGGGTGTGTCTGAGCTCAACCCTGCG GGCTCCTCCTGGCTACACATCGGCACTGACCAGCCCTTTGCCTCCGTCTCCATCGGGGCCTGCTACCAGGTGTGGGCCGTGGCCAGGGATGGCTCTGCGTTCTATCGGGGCTCTGTGTCTCCCTCCCAGCCGGCCG GTGACTGCTGGTACCACATCCCGTCTCCTCCCAAGCAGAGGCTGACACAGGTGTCGGTCGGTCAGACATCCGTGTACGCCTTAGATGAAAATG GGAACCTGTGGTACCGCGGGGGCATCACGCCCAGCTACCCGCAGGGCTCCAGCTGGGAACATGTATCCAACAACGTGCGCAGGGTGTCCGTGGGGCCCCTGGACCAG GTCTGGGTCATTGCCAACAAAGTCCAGGGAAGTCACGGGCTGAGCCGGGGGACAGTGTGTCGTCGCACGGGTGTGCAGCCCCGGGAGCCCAAGGGGCAGGGCTGGGACTACGGCATCGGG GGAGGCTGGGACCACATTTCTGTCCGGGCCAACGCCACCAGGGCCCCTCGGAGCAGCTCTCGGGAGCAGGAGGCCCACGGCCCCGTTTGCTGCTGA
- the Tecpr1 gene encoding tectonin beta-propeller repeat-containing protein 1 isoform X3 produces MPTSVLWAVDLFGRVYTLSTAGQCWELCKDAQLEFKRVSAATQCCWGIACDNQVYLYVCASDVPIRHREEAYENQRWNPMGGFCEKLLPSDRWPWSDVSGLQPRPLDGVALLSPHWEWESDWYVDENFGGEPTEKGGWTYAIDFPATYTRDKKWNSCVRRRKWIRYRRYKSRDSWAKIPSKDDPKELPDPFNDLSVGGWEITEEPVGRLSVWAVSLQGKVWYREGVSHPNPEGSSWSLVDTPAEVVQISCGPHDLLWATLWEGQALVREGISRNNPKGSSWSIVEPPGSENGIMHVSAGISVVWAVTKDRKVWFRRGVNSHNPCGTSWVEMVGEMLMVNVGLNDQVWGIGCEDRAVYFRQGVTPSELSGKTWKAIVVGRDSDRSQSGSSSSLLSAGCFFGDEVRGSGESAPSDTDASSDVERRGPEQPPPEESLENSRSPEECLASGADPRSTVECAVENTCPAGDRGEAAQASSPAELPWTNIDLKEPKKVVNHSAASFPETTGLSSLGLFPLGMEEPYGADDHPLWAWVSGGACAVEAGSVLKWFTVLSGLSPSVQTLSLSITPAQTAAWRKQILQQLTERTKRELENFRHYEQAVEQSVWVKTGALQWWCDWKPHKWVDVRVALEQFTGHDGARDSVLFMYYVVHEEKKYLHVFLNEVTVLVPVLNEAKHSFALYTPERTRQRWPVRLAAATEQDMNDWLALLSLSCCESRRVHGRPSPQAIWSITCKGDIFVSEPSPDLEACEHLLPCDQMFWRQMGGHLRVVEASSRGVVWGIGYDHTAWVYTGGYGGGCCQGLVSSASNIYTQSDVKSVYIYENQRWNPVTGYTSRGLPTDRYMWSDASGLHECTKATTKPPSLQWTWVSDWFVDFSVPGGTDQEGWQYASDFPASYHGYKTMKDFVRRRCWARKCKLVTSGPWLEVAPIALGDVSIIPESPDTEECGHSIALWAVSDKGDVLCRLGVSELNPAGSSWLHIGTDQPFASVSIGACYQVWAVARDGSAFYRGSVSPSQPAGDCWYHIPSPPKQRLTQVSVGQTSVYALDENVSTRQEEKGHQHKRTIMKPGNLWYRGGITPSYPQGSSWEHVSNNVRRVSVGPLDQVWVIANKVQGSHGLSRGTVCRRTGVQPREPKGQGWDYGIGGGWDHISVRANATRAPRSSSREQEAHGPVCC; encoded by the exons ATGCCCACTTCGGTGCTGTGGGCGGTGGACCTATTCGGGAGGGTGTACACGCTGTCCACGGCGGGCCAGTGCTGGGAGCTGTGCAAGGATGCCCAGCTGGAGTTTAAGAGGGTCAGCGCGGCCACGCAGTGCTGCTGGGGCATCGCGTGTGACAACCAGGTCTACTTGTATGTGTGTGCCAGCGATGTCCCCATCCGCCACCGAGAGGAAGCCTACGAGAACCAG CGCTGGAACCCCATGGGCGGCTTTTGTGAGAAGCTGCTGCCGAGTGACCGCTGGCCATGGAGTGATGTGAGTGGGCTCCAGCCCCGGCCGCTAGATGGGGTTGCACTGCTGTCACCCCACTGGGAGTGGGAGTCAGACTGGTACGTGGATGAGAATTTTGGAGGGGAGCCCACCGAGAAAGGG GGGTGGACATATGCCATCGACTTTCCCGCAACCTACACGAGAGACAAGAAGTGGAATTCATGTGTACGACGGCGGAAGTGGATCCGGTACCGGAGATACAAGTCCCGGGACAGCTGGGCTAAG ATCCCTTCAAAGGATGACCCCAAGGAGCTGCCTGACCCCTTcaatgacctctccgtggggggGTGGGAGATCACAGAGGAGCCTGTGGGCCGCCTGTCAGTGTGGGCTGTGTCTCTCCAGGGAAAG GTGTGGTACAGAGAGGGTGTCAGCCACCCCAACCCAGAAGGCTCTTCATGGTCCCTGGTAGACACTCCCGCGGAGGTGGTCCAGATCAGTTGTGGGCCCCACGACCTCCTGTGGGCCACCCTCTGGGAGGGCCAGGCCCTGGTCCGGGAAGGAATCAGCCGGAACAACCCTAAAG GAAGTTCCTGGTCTATTGTGGAGCCTCCCGGGTCTGAAAACGGGATCATGCATGTCTCTGCGGGCATCAGCGTGGTCTGGGCTGTCACCAAGGACCGGAAG gTCTGGTTCCGGAGAGGTGTCAATTCACACAATCCCTGTGGCACCAGCTGGGTGGAGATGGTCGGAGAGATGCTGATGGTGAACGTGGGGCTGAATGACCAG GTTTGGGGCATCGGCTGTGAGGATCGAGCTGTATACTTCCGGCAGGGTGTCACCCCCAGCGAGCTCAGTGGGAAGACATGGAAAGCCATCGTCGTAGGTCGAGACAGTGACCGGTCCCAATCTGGCAGCTCATCGAGCCTCCTCAG TGCTGGCTGCTTCTTTGGTGATGAGGTGAGGGGCAGCGGTGAGTCTGCGCCCAGTGACACCGATGCCTCCTCAGACGTTGAGAGGCGGGGGCCTGAGCAGCCTCCCCCTGAAGAGTCTCTGGAAAATTCCAGGAGCCCAGAAGAATGCTTGGCCTCGGGCGCTGACCCCAGAAGTACCGTAGAGTGTGCGGTGGAGAACACCTGTCCAGCCGGGGACAGAGGAGAGGCCGCTCAGGCCTCCAGCCCTGCTGAGCTGCCCTGGACCAATATTGACTTGAAGGAGCCCAAGAAGGTGGTCAACCACTCAGCTGCCAGCTTTCCAGAGACCACAGGCCTCTCCTCCTTGGGCCTCTTCCCACTGGGCATGGAGGAACCGTATGGGGCCGATGACCACCCTCTGTGGGCCTGGGTGTCCGGAGGTGCCTGCGCAGTGGAGGCAGGCTCTGTGCTCAAGTGGTTCACTGTCCTGTCTG GCCTGTCCCCCTCGGTGCAGACCCTATCCCTATCCATCACGCCGGCCCAGACTGCTGCCTGGAGGAAGCAGATCCTCCAGCAGCTCACGGAACGGACCAAGCGGGAGCTGGAGAACTTCAGGCACTACGAGCAGGCTGTGGAGCAG TCGGTGTGGGTGAAAACGGGGGCTCTGCAGTGGTGGTGCGACTGGAAGCCCCACAAGTGGGTGGACGTCCGCGTGGCCCTGGAGCAGTTCACAGGACACGATGGGGCCCGAGACAGCGTCCTGTTCATGTACTACGTGGTCCACGAGGAGAAGAAG TACCTCCACGTGTTTCTCAACGAAGTGACCGTGCTGGTCCCCGTGCTCAATGAGGCCAAGCACTCCTTTGCCCTGTACACCCCTGAGAGGACCCGGCAAAGGTGGCCTGTGCGTCTGGCTGCTGCCACCGAGCAGGACATGAATGACTGG CTTGCCCTGCTCAGCCTGTCATGCTGTGAGAGCCGGAGAGTCCACGGCCGTCCATCCCCACAGGCCATCTGGTCCATCACGTGCAAGGGAGACATCTTCGTGAGTGAGCCCAGCCCAGATCTGGAGGCCTGCGAGCACCTGCTACCCTGCGACCAGAT GTTCTGGCGGCAAATGGGAGGCCACCTGCGAGTGGTGGAAGCCAGCAGCCGCGGTGTGGTGTGGGGCATCGGCTATGACCACACGGCCTGGGTGTACACGGGGGGCTACGGCGGAGGCTGCTGCCAAG GCCTGGTCAGCAGTGCCAGCAACATCTACACGCAGTCAGACGTGAAGAGCGTCTACATCTATGAGAACCAGCGCTGGAACCCTGTCACGGGCTACACCAGCAG GGGTCTGCCCACAGACCGGTACATGTGGAGTGACGCCTCGGGGCTGCATGAGTGCACCAAGGCCACCACGAAGCCCCCATCCTTGCAGTGGACATGG GTTTCTGACTGGTTTGTGGACTTCAGCGTCCCAGGTGGCACGGACCAGGAAGGCTGGCAGTATGCCAGTGACTTCCCTGC CTCTTACCATGGGTACAAAACCATGAAGGATTTTGTCAGGAGAAGGTGCTGGGCCAG AAAATGTAAGCTGGTGACCAGTGGTCCTTGGCTGGAGGTGGCCCCCATCGCCCTCGGGGACGTGTCCATCATCCCAGAGAGCCCGGACACCGAGGAATGTGGGCACAGCATTGCACTCTGGGCTGTCAGTGACAAGGGGGACGTGCTGTGCCGCCTGGGTGTGTCTGAGCTCAACCCTGCG GGCTCCTCCTGGCTACACATCGGCACTGACCAGCCCTTTGCCTCCGTCTCCATCGGGGCCTGCTACCAGGTGTGGGCCGTGGCCAGGGATGGCTCTGCGTTCTATCGGGGCTCTGTGTCTCCCTCCCAGCCGGCCG GTGACTGCTGGTACCACATCCCGTCTCCTCCCAAGCAGAGGCTGACACAGGTGTCGGTCGGTCAGACATCCGTGTACGCCTTAGATGAAAATG TTTCTACCCGGCAGGAGGAGAAGGGCCACCAGCACAAAAGAACCATTATGAAGCCAG GGAACCTGTGGTACCGCGGGGGCATCACGCCCAGCTACCCGCAGGGCTCCAGCTGGGAACATGTATCCAACAACGTGCGCAGGGTGTCCGTGGGGCCCCTGGACCAG GTCTGGGTCATTGCCAACAAAGTCCAGGGAAGTCACGGGCTGAGCCGGGGGACAGTGTGTCGTCGCACGGGTGTGCAGCCCCGGGAGCCCAAGGGGCAGGGCTGGGACTACGGCATCGGG GGAGGCTGGGACCACATTTCTGTCCGGGCCAACGCCACCAGGGCCCCTCGGAGCAGCTCTCGGGAGCAGGAGGCCCACGGCCCCGTTTGCTGCTGA